The Pyxicephalus adspersus chromosome 1, UCB_Pads_2.0, whole genome shotgun sequence sequence gGAATATTCATTGCAAGGTGCCTTCCCAAAAATTTGCTCCACGTTTCACCGAACCTTATGTAATTTCtaccaaggttaacccagtttgtaaTAAATTATGCCTCCACATCTCAAactgcccaatgctttccatgtctCCTTACTTAGGCAGTTGGTCCTGAACCACTTTTCTCATCCCTCTCCACGGGCTATTTCTGCAACCTCTTCttccctggatccctggctattgacccctggcgtgtgacctgaccccctttgtctgctgcctgtctcgaccctggctttccttgactatcctcctgcctggtgactTGGTACCGTGCTTGCTCACCTTGGTGTGCCCTAGGACCGCAACCAGGCCgcaaccagcagcacaacatcgtcaccatcagaggctctggagaaaacctggttactgcttagactctgcaccttggcccttctcagggctcgcaccacctccatacgccccctagtggtactgtctctccgtgcgtgacaaccCCATTAACTGGAAACACATCTTAGTGTGACAATCAATTGATTTGTGTCATTTCTAAACTCTAGTAACAGCTTACTCCTGAGAATGGCACATCACCTGCAAGGTGTAGTCATTATTGGACATCCCTATACTCCCTGAGGAATGGTACAGCCCTCAGATATATAAGCCCATGTAGTTTTTTGTGTGATTACAGATGAGTGACGCTGGTGAAGTACTTGCTGAATGGAGTGATCCCAGGGAGCTTACTCAAGAAGAGCAAGAAATCCTTGACAAGGTAGGAAATTATCAAAGTTTCTTCAGACCTCTGAACTCCCAAAATAAGAACAGAAACCAATAATATAATTAATGCTTTGCATTTGCACATATCTTTTGAATCCCTTAGCATGTTAGCAATCTACATATGTGTGTGGCTTCTTTTTGGTATAATGCCGATCTGGCTTTGTCCCGGTGCAGAGGAACAactgggtgcagccatcttctccCTTCATCTTTGGCTTCGggatatgtcacctgatctcgctaTGTGCTGCCTTGTTATTGGATGAAGTATCCACCTGTAGAGTGGCATTTATTTTCATTGCGGGATAAactgtgacgtaggtatcctgggaggctctgggcttcccattcagtcctCACCCCTGCAGacgtaaagacagaaggggaggaggCTCCctcttttttgttacaaaaaggtatttagaaaaaaaaaagatatagacaGATAAAGAAGAAGATATAACAGAGTAATATTGGCCAGGACATTTTAAATGAGAAGCAATTGGCTAAAATGTACTAGAGAAAAGGTACAGGCGGAGTTCTCCATACATTAAAATACTACAGAAGATATAGCAGTGTAAAACTGACCAGCAGCAGGTCATTGTGAATAAAGAACTGGCTGTAATGTACAAGAAAAGAAGTACAGGTGGGTGTTTTACTACTGAAATTCCATAAAAAAACTGTTAATGCTCTTTTATAATTTTCAGTGTATATGTACTACATTTCCTGATGAAGGAACAAAATATAATTTGCGAAACACATTGACTAACAAGCTCCCACtaaaaaaactgtagaaaaaCTGTAGAAGATCtatatgatttattattgctTCTGTTATTACCAGAAGAAAACATATGTAGGCTTCCTAACTTTATAATACATGTGTTACAgaaagatagcagcagcctctgcttccctttagctgtgcaacctgatgtatttttggcatccccggcatccattgttaggctgtgcacagctgaaggggattctagaggctgatcagctcctgactcagtcctgcactgctattggctgctgggatttaaagcctctctgctcccagtcaccaggggcTGTTATAGCTTCTGCTGGGCTAATCCGTGTTGGTGAATCAGCAGGGGATTAGCCTGTCTGGGCCTTGGGGGGTACATCAAGCCCCCCATGCTGCTATTGGACAGGCTATTTCAAAATTTGTGATTAGTTTATCTATTTCAGCTTATTTTGCATCATGGAGAAAGACGTTGtaaggagaggagagaggagaggccTTATTATCTCATATGCAAGTGACAAAGACGGGAAAGTTCACCAGCCCTTCAGAATTCTGGTACCGAAAAATGAAAGAGGAGCGTtccccttgcaaaaacttgtggACAAATACCTAGTGAGAAGACTCAAAGTGAACCATAAGGGATATATGTTCTGCTCTTGATTTCAAGAGTAGCAGCAAaagcataacaatttttttaaaatatttaaaagagcaAACAAAACACAGGTATTGAACAATTTCAAACGAAAAGCACTTTATATGTCGGCGACCAACATAGGAATATCGGCAGGTAAATTGCCACAGCTTAATAAATCTTTTCCATTCCACAGAAATATTCACTGCATCTCACACATAGTAGTCAGAGAAGTATTTAAACTTTGCTCCACCCACTGGACCACACCACCAGTTGCGGTGAAGGCACCGCGGCCTCTGTCTTTGTTCCTTTTTGACACTTTCAAATGTTGGGAGGTATGCAAATCAATTGCCAGATACAACCACTCACTCACACATATTACATAAACAGCTACCAACTGTTCCTTTTTCACCAGAACAGTATGGGTTTCTGAGAATAGTTACACTGTCCTGGCACGCTGTGTAAAAGTCCCAGCTGCATTGTTAATGCACTTTATTTAGGTGTAATTCCGCTGGCTGGCACTAGATGGCATCTTCTCCAATACTACAAACTTAGCTGTTTAAGAAGCGGGGATTTTAagggaaaactttaaaaataattaaatagtaattttttattcattaaaaaagtttacatacatacaaaaagatGAAAACATATTACTGTGcaggaaaatactgaaaatgccaagcagaaataaaaacaccAAATCATAATACATATTGGCTCCACATGAGCGTGCTCCCACGCATTTCCCAATTAATAATGAGGCTTTTTCAAGAGTAAAAGtcatggtattttttaaaaaacaaaaataaaaaaggtgtgtgtgtgtgtgtatgtgttataaTCTTTATCATAGACATATGTCTAATGATATGGGTTTGTACTTACTGTTAACTTACATATGTAGGTCAACAGAAACAAAGGCTTCTATCTTACTGAACACTCCACTTGACCAAAGGCAGGATGGGATGTCAAGGAAATCACAGCTGCAGCCAAAGTTTCTGATGTTATTTGAGAAAAGAGTATGTGaaataaacatagaaataaacataataataattgtagtttcacttaaaaaaacaaaacaaaaaaaagagaaacaaagaggACAGTCTTAGATCAATACCATGAAGGTTATATATAAAACTGATGACAGCCTAACAGAGATCTCCAATGCCACACTAATATGACTTATTATATAATTTTGTGCCATTAGCATCATTATTGTTACAGAAACTCACTTATCTAATATAGGGATTCTAGCAGAGGATTTACTTCCACATACCTTAAACAGAAGCACTCATTTAAATATGCGGCATATTCTAAAACCATTCTGCAGCTTCCAAACAATTCCCGTGTCATTATAGTACCAGCAAACTTTGTGAAAAGGGATTTCTTGAGCATGCTCTGTGGATTAAAAGTTTCCGTTATGTGAGGGTTTAGAAGTTTGCCTTGTTGTAGAGGTGGGAATAAGCAGAGAGGGGCTGTAACTTGTTAGATGCAATGCCTGAAAGGAAAGAACAACTGACAGCTATTTCTTGAGTATTAGGCTTTGTAAGCCCTACAGTTGGCTGAtgcataggacctgatttatgaaagctctccaaggctggagagaatacactttcaaatgtgaagctaggtgatccagcaaacctggaatggatctggtccaggattctaaacatttgccagcaaagaacaaatcattttttaaaatctattccatgttttctggatcacccagcttcacttctgaaagtgtattctcttacACATAAAGAAGAGGGGTAAAGAAAGATAAGTATTACATTTCAAACCCACTTTATTAACATATGAGGACAtttagagcctgatttattaataatttttcaaaatgaagtcttttatttttttgaaacaaaCTTAATATGAGAACATACCCGAAGCAATCAATTCGaaagatgtatttttaaaatggtgTTTGTAGTCCCAAGCATAGAAAAATCTCCCCACAAACACAGCACCTATAATAAGGTAATGAATTAGTTGTCCCCTGCTGTTCCTGGTATGATCAGCCTGGCATACAGATATGGAACATCTTAGTGTTGGTGGACATTTTAGTAACTTATGTAGGTGGCTCTTGTTGAGAAAACCGAGCGATATCAGATATATAGATTTGCTTTGTGTAGCTCACAGAGTTCCCCAGACACCAATGTAAGGAGAGAGAAGAACTGCAGAGAGCGGAGATGATGATAATAGGACAGAGTTAGTTACATTGCAGGAATATCATTCATTTTCTCCACTTCATACTAGAAATAGTCCAGTTTATCCTCCTTTTTCATATTCATCTGGTAATCCAGCAAAGTCGGTCCCTTGTTTTCATGAGGCAGTGGTTGGAACACTTTCAAATGAACAAACTTGCCATCTTCAATTTCAACCTTAAACAGAAACAACACCTGTAGTATGAGTTCTGTGATACATTAGTACTAATACATTAATTCATTGATACTCTGCTGGATACATTAGATTGCATACTCCCATGGGGTAGGGACTGACACAatgacattagagtgtcagcttctcttGTACATAGATTGTTACTGGCTCACTGTTTTCTGTACAATGCTGTGGTATAtgacagagctatataaatgtataacaatccTACAGATGAACAATTACTACTTCTGTCCTTTCTTAACTTTCTACAACTAAACAGCTCCCCCTTAATCATTGCATGAAACTTCTTACACCTCCACCATGTAGCTGTCACACACAATGCGGTTCTCCCCAGTATACAAACTCTGCTTTGTGACAATGTTGCATCAAAGCAACAACCTTACCTTAAAAAAGTAAACGGTGCCAGCGACAACCTGGGTTCTGACAAGGTCGGCCTTAAATTTACTGGTGTTTATTTCACACGTCCTCTCAAACTGCGGTTTCACCtaataagaagaaacaaaaataattttggcaCAGCGCAGATATAAAGCCGCACAGCACCCATGCAATACAGCCAGGGGTGATCGGACCAGGCAGAAAGGGCCTGCAGGACCCCCATACAGCTCACAGCAACTTCAAGAGAGAAGCCGTGTATGCAGGGGAATCCAAAGTGTGTGTCAGACAGCCAGATGATTCAGTTTTGCTGTGCTGCATTAACAAATGTCTTGTTCTTCCTCTGGTCTCTGATTGGACAATAGAACGTAATGggagaaactgagtgatccaggaacccgaaaaaatgatctggtccaggactgaaaacatttgccaaatcaTATTATTTTGTAGTTGCAATGATTTGCTGCTAAAATCTCTGAGCTGTGTACAGCTgcagtatgtgctggggatgcagagaagGTCCATCTccggctgcacggctaaagggaagcaggagatgctgggAGCTGAGCAGAGGGCAGATAACTAATTCATTTCTCTCCTTGCTGATTCCAGCTTCTCCACTGCACAGATTACACAGGTGTGATACAGGTGTgatactgcggtggtgcacagcacCAACACTTGCAGATCTTATCCCACCCCCAACCTGTGAATGGAAAGTGATCAAgaaacagcagactgatgaggttaTCTCTCTGATACTAGCACATTCACTGCTGTTTTAGTGGCAATATCATGTTCAAGGAGCTTTTCAATCAACATGGTAACTATAGACTTCAATGCAAACTCATTTCATCCTTACATGTGGCTttataacataatacatataatacatttactgATGTCTGGTATACGGTGACTCAGATTTATTAGTTATGTAATTGGCTGTAGTTACTGTAACAACTTGTTCCAGGCATGGAACCTCCCTGCAACGTTTGGCCCTGCAAGCAAGGGTATTTTCCACTGAATTGGCAAAGTTCTCTATGGGTTAATGAGCTCCGCTGACTGCCAAAATTTTCAGAAATTCCCCGAATAGTACAGGAATCAAATTCAGATCACTTGTTACATTCTGccattttatcaatattttatcaatattgaGCCCCCTAAATCTGATCATACACAATACACTTGTATAATTTCCTTTACTTATACTTAGTATATAGTTATACTTTACCAATAACTGTGTAGCACTGAATACCACTGGGTGGGCTGGGTCTTAGGGACTTGTAACTAGTGTGGCCAGCTCTATGATAACAACGCATCGCCTTTGTGATTGCTATTATATCAATGGAATTTGAAATTGGAAAGGCAAATCTATTGTAGCAATTTCTGCTGCATTGATAAAGATTGAAATAGGGGAGCCACCCCAATTCCATTGCCTGCATTGGCTTCAACAGACATGGACTGCCTACAAGTTCATCTATTGCCATAGCTTTGTCCATCCATAGCCCTGTGGAAGATGCAGATATGCCATCTGTCAGCTCATGGATACATTATATTTGTAATACAGTATCACACATACGTAGAACAGCAAACACACTAAGAGATGGAGAAGTTACATACAAATGCAAAGCATTAAATACATGGTATCTGTCCACATTATGGGGGTCCAGGGGACTCAAAAAATTTTAATGACTTCTTACCTGGTCAAGGATTTTTTGATCATGCCGAGTAGGCAGCCTGGGTTCATTCAATCCACCACCGTGACTCATTTTGGCACAGGGCTCAACAGACTGATCACACCCAAACAGTCCATGGGCCTATATATCTGAGGGCTGTACCATTCTGCAGAAAGGGGGTGTCTAATAATGACTACACCTTGCAGGTGATGTTCCATTCTCAGGAGAAAACTTTTACTAGAGTTTGGAAATGACACAAACCAAGTGATTGTCACACCAAGATGTGTTTCCAGAAAATGGGTCTTACATTTAGCACATTTGCAATTAAAAGAATGGTATAAGCCTGGAGTCCCTGGAGGGAAATTGGGAGGGGGCAGACTGGTATGTGCACTTACATGCTGGATACACTCCAACATGATTCTGGAGAAATTGGTAAAATTCTTAGTATAATTTACAGCATGTGAAGATATTTAGCCAAGATTTCACAGATACTTTAGGTGTgtctaaaaaattatatatatgcacAATCTGCGCAGCAATAACCTGTAAATTTACGTTTGCAGCATTCAGTACACATCACACATTCAGTACAAAAGAACCATTCAGTACACTTCACACAAAGTATTCAATTTCACTGGGGGATCATTCCCCAGGTgtaaaagctgaattccaggcaggtataaaagacacaaaatattgcAACTTTGTAACTATTATTATATCCTTGAATATATAAAATCAGCCCACCCATCCCTAGTCCCTAGTGAGGGAGACAACAATGGCAGCTGCTCAGTCAACGTAAAACTAGCCAAAAGGTTAAAGGTTTACATGGCAAGGGCAATATACAGTAAGATATAAGTTtccaatatacatttatatattgctCTGCTAAGTGTACCTTTCCCTTACTAATGGACATGGGTAAGGATTGCAATAGGGACAAAGAAGCCGCCCATTTGCATTGCCTATACGGCACCCATCAAGCACCAACTACCTACAAGCCCATCCTCCATAGCTGGCAATGTACAAAAGTTTTCCTGCacacttttacattttgctaACC is a genomic window containing:
- the LOC140323011 gene encoding cystatin-B-like isoform X2 — its product is MSHGGGLNEPRLPTRHDQKILDQVKPQFERTCEINTSKFKADLVRTQVVAGTVYFFKVEIEDGKFVHLKVFQPLPHENKGPTLLDYQMNMKKEDKLDYF
- the LOC140323011 gene encoding cystatin-B-like isoform X1, giving the protein MSHGGGIVGGLSEPRVPTKEDQEILDQVKPQFERTCEINTSKFKADLVRTQVVAGTVYFFKVEIEDGKFVHLKVFQPLPHENKGPTLLDYQMNMKKEDKLDYF